Proteins found in one Falsirhodobacter algicola genomic segment:
- a CDS encoding alpha/beta fold hydrolase, which yields MMLRAKDGTRIRARRWEGGADTVLLLQGRTEYIEKYERIAADLVARGFSIVTLDWRGQGGSERALTDPMIGHVRRFEEYQADLRAVLPLLTGRVFVIAHSMGGLIALRWLMEGGAADAAAFSAPMFGLPMGGLMRPVASLVAGGSGLLNRAASPVPGIGLAPYVLEAGFAGNTLTSDPEVFDRLQAEARAMPDRMLGAPSLGWLGAALAEMRALSLRPSPAIPALAMVGSHERVVDPGAIRARMARWTGAVLTTIEGGEHELMMERPPIRRTFLDAAEILFRRRP from the coding sequence ATGATGCTGCGGGCAAAGGACGGAACGCGCATCCGCGCCCGCCGATGGGAGGGCGGCGCCGATACCGTGCTGCTGCTGCAGGGCCGGACCGAATATATCGAGAAGTACGAACGCATCGCTGCCGACCTCGTGGCGCGGGGCTTTTCGATCGTGACTCTGGATTGGCGCGGTCAGGGCGGATCGGAACGAGCCCTGACGGACCCCATGATCGGCCATGTCCGCCGGTTCGAGGAATATCAGGCCGATCTTCGCGCGGTTCTGCCGCTGCTGACGGGCCGCGTCTTCGTGATCGCCCATTCGATGGGCGGGCTGATCGCGCTGCGCTGGCTGATGGAGGGCGGCGCGGCCGATGCCGCGGCCTTCAGCGCGCCGATGTTCGGGCTGCCGATGGGCGGGCTGATGCGGCCGGTGGCCAGCCTCGTGGCCGGTGGGTCGGGCCTTCTGAACCGAGCCGCGAGCCCCGTGCCCGGCATCGGTCTTGCGCCCTATGTGCTGGAGGCGGGTTTTGCGGGCAACACCCTCACCTCCGACCCAGAGGTGTTCGACCGCCTTCAGGCCGAGGCGCGGGCCATGCCCGACCGGATGCTGGGCGCGCCGAGCCTTGGTTGGCTCGGGGCCGCGCTGGCCGAGATGCGCGCCCTGTCGCTGCGCCCTAGCCCGGCGATCCCGGCGCTGGCGATGGTCGGATCGCACGAACGCGTGGTCGATCCCGGCGCGATCCGCGCCCGCATGGCGCGCTGGACCGGGGCCGTGCTGACCACCATCGAAGGCGGCGAGCACGAATTGATGATGGAGCGCCCGCCGATCCGCCGCACCTTCCTCGATGCCGCGGAGATCCTGTTCAGACGTCGACCGTGA
- a CDS encoding SCP2 sterol-binding domain-containing protein, which translates to MQDVMDKAVDRLGKRLKGFEGTARFVLKEAGTIIADPAGVREGDGPADVTLTATVEDFRALLEGRLKPATAFMTGRLKVDGSMAMAMKLGAALA; encoded by the coding sequence ATGCAGGACGTGATGGACAAGGCCGTGGATCGGCTGGGCAAGCGGCTGAAGGGCTTCGAGGGGACGGCCCGCTTCGTGCTGAAGGAGGCCGGCACGATCATCGCCGATCCCGCGGGCGTGCGCGAAGGGGACGGCCCCGCCGATGTGACGCTGACCGCCACGGTGGAGGATTTCCGCGCGCTCCTCGAAGGGCGGCTGAAACCCGCGACGGCCTTCATGACGGGGCGGCTGAAGGTGGACGGCTCGATGGCGATGGCGATGAAGCTGGGTGCGGCCTTGGCGTGA
- a CDS encoding tetratricopeptide repeat protein, whose translation MLAALLSAPVQAEDLDTLYDRLRAASADDSPAIEAEIEAEWQKSGSAAMDLLLRRGQDALADGQAGAAIDHFSALIDHAPDFAEGYNARAAAFFQQGMFGQAIDDIAHVLMLDPRHYTAITGLALMFEEMDRPADAADAYRAALAINPHLAGAEENIKRLEAETAGREI comes from the coding sequence GTGCTTGCGGCCCTGCTTTCGGCGCCGGTGCAGGCCGAGGATCTGGACACGCTCTATGATCGGCTGAGGGCGGCATCGGCCGACGATTCCCCCGCGATCGAGGCCGAGATCGAGGCCGAATGGCAGAAATCGGGCTCGGCCGCGATGGACCTTCTGCTGCGCCGGGGGCAGGACGCGCTGGCCGACGGGCAGGCGGGGGCCGCGATCGACCATTTCAGCGCGCTGATCGACCACGCCCCCGATTTCGCCGAAGGCTACAACGCGCGGGCGGCGGCCTTCTTTCAGCAGGGTATGTTCGGGCAGGCCATCGACGACATCGCCCATGTGCTGATGCTGGACCCGCGCCATTACACCGCGATCACCGGCCTCGCCCTTATGTTCGAGGAGATGGACCGTCCGGCCGATGCGGCCGACGCCTATCGCGCGGCGCTGGCGATCAATCCGCATCTTGCGGGCGCGGAGGAGAACATCAAACGGCTCGAGGCCGAAACCGCCGGGCGGGAGATCTGA
- a CDS encoding helicase-related protein, translating into MRQQGRVTAVLGPTNTGKTHYAIQRMLGHRTGVIGLPLRLLAREVYDRIVAQRGPSVVALVTGEERIVPERTQYWVCTVEAMPREIGVDFIAIDEIQLCGDPERGHVFTDRLLHARGLHETLLLGSEVMRGAIAGLIPGVEFMRRERFSTLTHTGSKKISRMPPRSAIVGFSVENVYAIAELIRRTKGGCAVVMGALSPRTRNAQVDLYQNGDVDYLVATDAIGMGLNLDVRHVAFSSTEKFDGRRMRPLFPHELAQIAGRAGRHTEPGTFGVTGEASPLEPEVVRAIEESRFAPIRKLQWRNDALDFGTLDRLVASLEAPTQDGWLARTRESNDLHALKALAAMPEIHDRVRSPQSVRLLWDVCCIPDFRGRSGGEHTSLLARIFEFLQGGKVPNDWLAGVMRRIDRTQGDIDAISRRLAYIRTWTYVAQRKGWVEDETHWREETRAVEDRLSDALHAQLTQRFVDRRTSVLMRRLKQKETLVAEVNDKGEVTVEGEFVGRLEGFRFRQDASSSPDEAKTLRQAAFQALRPEFHLRADRFYNAPDTEMDFTEQGGLMWGSQAVGKLLAGGDPLKPQVEAFVDDEAGHDVAEKVKRRLQHFIDRKVAAQFEPLLNMSRDESLTGLARGFAFRLVEAMGVLPRDGIADEVKALDQDARSALRKHGVRFGQFTVFLPVLLKPAPTRLRLVLWSLSHGLEEFPESPPPGLVTIPNVEGVPSEHYMLAGYHPAGSRAIRIDMLERLADLVRGQDSRGGFEATPDMLSITGMTLEQFADLMGGLGYKAERGERAKPRPAKPEAEGAEPEQNPIPETEEAAPEAEVFYTFTWAPRRREQPRRDANRPPRKEGERPPRKDGERQGKPRAKGRKPEQDKPRQFEARPERPAKIDPDNPFAVLAALKKS; encoded by the coding sequence ATGCGCCAGCAGGGGCGGGTGACGGCGGTCCTCGGGCCGACCAATACCGGGAAGACGCATTACGCGATCCAGCGGATGCTGGGACATCGGACCGGCGTGATCGGCCTGCCGCTGCGCCTTTTGGCGCGCGAGGTCTATGACCGCATCGTGGCGCAGCGCGGCCCCTCGGTCGTGGCGCTGGTCACGGGCGAGGAGCGGATCGTGCCGGAGCGGACGCAGTATTGGGTCTGCACCGTGGAGGCGATGCCGCGCGAGATCGGCGTCGATTTCATCGCCATCGACGAGATCCAGCTTTGCGGCGATCCCGAGCGGGGGCATGTCTTCACCGACCGGCTGCTGCACGCGCGCGGCCTGCACGAGACGCTCCTGCTCGGCTCCGAGGTGATGCGGGGCGCGATCGCGGGCCTGATCCCGGGGGTGGAGTTCATGCGGCGGGAGCGATTCTCCACGCTGACGCATACCGGATCGAAGAAGATCAGCCGGATGCCGCCGCGCAGCGCGATCGTCGGATTTTCGGTGGAGAATGTGTATGCCATCGCCGAGTTGATCCGCCGGACCAAGGGCGGCTGCGCCGTGGTGATGGGCGCGCTGTCGCCGCGCACGCGCAACGCGCAGGTCGATCTCTATCAGAACGGCGATGTCGATTATCTGGTGGCGACGGATGCCATCGGCATGGGGCTGAACCTCGATGTGCGGCATGTCGCGTTCTCCTCGACCGAAAAGTTCGACGGTCGCCGGATGCGCCCGCTGTTTCCGCATGAACTGGCGCAGATCGCCGGGCGGGCGGGGCGGCATACCGAACCGGGCACGTTCGGCGTCACCGGAGAGGCCAGCCCGCTGGAGCCGGAGGTGGTCCGCGCCATCGAGGAAAGCCGCTTCGCCCCGATCCGCAAGCTGCAATGGCGCAACGACGCGCTCGATTTCGGCACGCTGGACCGGTTGGTGGCCAGCCTCGAGGCGCCGACGCAGGACGGCTGGCTGGCCCGCACGCGCGAATCGAACGATCTGCACGCGCTGAAGGCCTTGGCCGCCATGCCCGAGATCCACGACCGGGTGCGCAGCCCGCAATCGGTGCGTCTGCTGTGGGATGTTTGCTGCATTCCCGATTTCCGCGGCCGTTCGGGAGGGGAACATACCAGCCTTCTGGCCCGGATCTTCGAATTCCTGCAGGGTGGAAAGGTGCCGAACGACTGGCTGGCGGGGGTGATGCGGCGGATTGACCGCACCCAAGGCGACATCGATGCCATTTCGCGCAGGTTGGCGTATATTCGCACATGGACCTATGTGGCACAGCGCAAGGGATGGGTGGAGGACGAAACCCATTGGCGCGAGGAGACTCGCGCTGTAGAAGACCGTCTGTCGGATGCGCTTCACGCGCAGTTGACCCAACGCTTTGTCGACCGCCGCACATCTGTGCTGATGCGGCGGTTGAAACAGAAGGAGACCCTCGTGGCCGAGGTGAACGACAAGGGTGAAGTGACGGTGGAAGGCGAATTCGTCGGCCGTCTGGAAGGCTTCCGCTTCCGTCAGGATGCATCGAGCAGCCCGGACGAGGCGAAGACGCTGCGGCAAGCGGCGTTTCAGGCGCTGCGCCCCGAATTCCACCTTCGGGCGGACCGTTTCTACAACGCGCCCGACACCGAGATGGATTTCACCGAGCAGGGTGGCCTCATGTGGGGCAGTCAGGCGGTGGGCAAACTGCTGGCGGGCGGCGATCCGCTGAAGCCGCAGGTGGAGGCCTTCGTCGATGACGAGGCCGGCCATGACGTGGCCGAGAAGGTGAAGCGCCGTCTTCAGCACTTCATCGACCGCAAGGTGGCCGCCCAGTTCGAGCCGCTGCTGAACATGAGCCGCGACGAATCCCTGACGGGCCTTGCCCGCGGGTTCGCCTTCCGGCTGGTGGAAGCGATGGGCGTTCTGCCGCGCGACGGCATCGCCGACGAGGTGAAGGCCCTCGATCAGGACGCGCGTTCGGCACTGCGCAAGCATGGCGTTCGGTTCGGTCAGTTCACGGTCTTCCTGCCGGTTCTGCTCAAACCCGCGCCGACGCGCCTGCGCCTCGTGCTCTGGTCGCTGAGCCATGGGCTGGAGGAGTTCCCCGAAAGCCCGCCGCCCGGCCTCGTGACCATCCCGAATGTGGAGGGCGTTCCGTCCGAGCATTACATGCTGGCGGGCTATCACCCGGCGGGCAGCCGCGCGATCCGCATCGACATGCTGGAACGTCTGGCCGATCTGGTGCGCGGGCAGGACAGCCGCGGCGGGTTCGAGGCGACGCCGGACATGCTCTCGATCACGGGCATGACGCTGGAGCAGTTCGCCGATCTGATGGGCGGCCTCGGATACAAGGCCGAGCGGGGGGAGCGTGCGAAGCCCCGTCCCGCCAAGCCCGAAGCCGAGGGTGCCGAGCCCGAGCAGAACCCGATCCCCGAGACCGAGGAAGCCGCCCCCGAGGCGGAGGTGTTCTACACCTTCACATGGGCTCCGCGCCGCCGCGAACAGCCGCGCCGCGATGCGAACCGTCCGCCGCGCAAGGAAGGCGAACGCCCGCCGCGCAAGGATGGGGAGCGTCAGGGCAAACCGCGCGCCAAGGGCCGCAAGCCCGAGCAGGACAAGCCTCGCCAGTTCGAGGCCCGTCCCGAGCGTCCGGCCAAGATCGACCCGGACAACCCCTTCGCGGTTCTGGCCGCGCTGAAGAAGAGCTGA
- a CDS encoding RNA-binding S4 domain-containing protein encodes MRLDKWLVQARFFKTRAIALSEVEAGHVRVNGAKTRKPAFSVGAGDTLTFPQGGRIRVIRVLDLPLRRGPASEAAELFHDLAEDVPQGTDKDE; translated from the coding sequence ATGCGTCTGGACAAGTGGCTTGTTCAGGCGCGCTTCTTCAAGACCCGCGCCATCGCCCTGTCCGAGGTGGAGGCCGGTCATGTCCGCGTCAACGGCGCCAAGACGCGCAAGCCCGCCTTTTCGGTGGGGGCGGGCGACACGCTGACCTTTCCGCAAGGCGGCCGCATCCGGGTGATCCGGGTGCTGGACCTGCCGCTGCGGCGCGGCCCCGCGTCCGAAGCGGCCGAGCTTTTCCACGACCTTGCGGAGGATGTTCCGCAAGGCACGGACAAGGACGAATGA
- the fdxA gene encoding ferredoxin FdxA, which yields MTYVVTDNCIACKYTDCVEVCPVDCFYEGVNTLVIHPDECIDCGVCEPECPADAIRPDTEPNMEGWVEFNRKYSEQWPVITQKRDPLPEATERDGEADKLDKYFVAEPGEGN from the coding sequence ATGACCTACGTCGTTACCGACAACTGCATCGCCTGCAAATACACCGACTGCGTCGAGGTATGTCCGGTCGACTGCTTCTATGAAGGTGTGAACACGCTGGTCATCCACCCGGATGAATGCATCGATTGCGGCGTCTGCGAACCGGAATGCCCCGCCGACGCGATCCGCCCGGATACCGAGCCGAATATGGAAGGCTGGGTGGAGTTCAACCGCAAGTATTCCGAGCAGTGGCCCGTCATCACCCAGAAGCGCGATCCGCTGCCCGAAGCGACCGAGCGGGACGGCGAAGCGGACAAGCTGGACAAATACTTCGTCGCCGAGCCGGGCGAGGGCAACTGA
- a CDS encoding CarD family transcriptional regulator, whose protein sequence is MTKTKKPEFRPDDFVVYPAHGVGKIMSIEEQEIAGLKLELFVISFEKDKMTLRVPTHKASDIGMRSLSAPDVVAKALDTLKGKARVKRAMWSRRAQEYEQKINSGDLMSIAEVVRDLHRSDDQREQSYSERQLYESALERLTREVAAVSGTDEAGAQKQVDEVLLTRAA, encoded by the coding sequence ATGACCAAGACCAAGAAGCCCGAATTCCGTCCGGACGACTTCGTCGTCTACCCGGCGCATGGCGTGGGCAAGATCATGTCCATCGAAGAGCAGGAGATCGCGGGCCTGAAACTGGAACTGTTCGTCATCTCCTTCGAGAAGGACAAGATGACGCTGCGCGTTCCGACGCACAAGGCCAGCGACATCGGCATGCGCTCGCTCTCGGCGCCGGATGTGGTGGCCAAGGCGCTGGACACGCTGAAGGGCAAGGCGCGGGTGAAGCGGGCCATGTGGTCGCGCCGCGCGCAGGAATACGAACAGAAGATCAACTCGGGCGATCTGATGTCGATCGCGGAGGTCGTGCGCGACCTGCACCGCTCCGACGATCAGCGCGAGCAGTCCTATTCGGAACGCCAGCTCTACGAATCCGCGCTGGAACGTCTGACGCGCGAAGTTGCGGCCGTATCCGGCACGGACGAGGCCGGCGCCCAGAAACAGGTGGACGAGGTTCTCCTGACCCGCGCCGCCTAA